CAGGGCAACCAGTGGATAATAACTGCCGGGCTCGTCATCAGAGGAAACAAAGAGCGAATCATAGAGGCGTTCAGTGCGCGCCGCTGCCACGCCGCGTAGCGCGTAGCGGTTGAAATTGTCAAAGGTTCCTAGTGCGCTGAGCGTGATGCTACCGCCTTTGGGCGCATCGGGATTCACATAATCAAAATGGCGGAAGTTCTCGGCGTATTTGGGCTCCCCCAAAAGTGCAAAGCTTGTGCTGTTTTCAATCGTTTCGGCATGCAGCCCAAAATGGGTTGTGCAAAGCAATACGGCAGCGATAACGCGTTTTAACATCTGACGGTAATCTCCTGCGAGCGGATGTTATCGGGTTGGGGATCGTCTGATGCAGACGTGCCATACCGTAACGTCAACAACGCCGATTTTCTCGGCATAAAGTTCTTGAAATAATTAACATTCCCATCGGGAAGCGGTGTGTTTTCTTTTTATCATGAAATCAGGTGATAAACCTACTTTAATCACGGCTTGTTAATGTTTCAGGTTGTTGAGTGAGTCATATTTTGCGCAGTGCGCCGCAAAAGGGGGCAAATGTGAGCAGGATTCGGGCAAAACAGGCATAAAAAATTTCCGGGAGAAATTTGTAACGTTGCGTCAGCAACGGCCCGTAGGGTGATGGACAAGGATGTCCATCATAAAAAAACGCCGCTTATTATAGCGGCGTTCATGTCGTCTCGTTTCGTTGGCTACAGCAAGGGAGCGGATATTGATTAGCTGGTCGTCGTTCCTTTACTCAGAACACGGCGTCCTTCCTGATAACGCTTATTCCAGTAGTCTTCCGTCATTTTAGAAATGATGACGCCGCTGCTGGTTGAAGCGTGGACGAACTGATCGTTGCCGAGGTAAATACCAACGTGGCGTCCGGTTGAACCCGCACGGAACAGAACAAGATCGCCAACGCGCAGTTTATTACGCTGAATTTTCTGGCCCATCTCTTGCTGTTCATAGGTTGAACGCGGTAGAACCATACCAAACTGTTCGCGGAAGGTGCGCTGAACGAAAGCTGAGCAATCAATGCCACCGCGACTATCACCGCCTAAGCGATAACGAACGCCTTTCCAACTGGCATATTGGTTGAGTAATTTGGACTTGATGTCCACATTACGCACTAATGCTTCAAATTCATCCTGAGAGGCTTGCAGTAAAAGACTATCTTTGTCATTAACTGCACGCATATCAGTTTGAGCTTTATGGTTGTACGCACTGTTACTTCCACATGCGGAGAGCATCATTGCCACCGCGACGGCAGGCACTGCCCGCCAGATATATCTCAGAATCGGTTGAGACTTGACCATTATTGTTATGTTCCCTTGCTGTCCTTAACGATAAATATCGCTATGTAGTATCCCCATTTCACTGGGGTATAAATGCCAAACGAAAACGAGACTCAGACTAAAACAGAGTTTCTTCTTAGCCAAACACTCATCGGCGAAAATGTGTCGGAATGCACATTATTTCTCTTGCCGCTGCTAGTTCAGTATGTGCTAAAAAGCAAACTTGAACGAGACTACCGCAACAGCAGCAGGATTGCGAGAAGTTTTAACTATTTTATTTATAAGATTTAATGATGTGTTCAGCTAAAAAATGTCGATGTAAAAAATCTGAAATCATAGGAATTTATACTGTCGATTTTTTAGGTAATAGTCGGTTTAACAGGGCAATAGCGGCATCGCTTGCTGGCGTTAATAGCCACCAGCTCAGGCCGACCAGAACAACTGAGAGCGAACCGACTGCAATATCGGTAAACCAATGCGCGCCAATCATGATGCGAGGTAATGAGAAAATTACCATGATGGCCAGACCGATAACAAAAGCGGTGCGGGTGAAATAGCGCAGCATAAAAGCGGCAAAGATCATCAGCATCATGCCGTGGTCGCCAGGGAAACTGTCTGATGAAGCATCTTTGGTCGGAATACCGGTTAAATCTGAAACGCGGTTGACGTCGCTAAAATAGAGCGTCGGGCTGGCGTGTTGTACGGGTAATAAATGTCCTGCCTGATTCAGCACCACGGCGGTTAGCAGCATGATAAAGCCAATGATCAGCAAACGGCGGCGCTCTGTGGGCGTGGCTTTCAGATAAAATGACAGATACAACAAGCCCATCGCCATGAGCGCACAGCCGTCAAAGGCGCGATTGTTGGTGATGGCAACCAGATGTAAAAATGCCGGGCTATCGACTAAGAGACGGTTGAAATAGAAAAAGATATGGCTGTCGAGCGTGAGCCAAAAACCATGATCTTCCAGCAAATACCAGGATAAGAA
The genomic region above belongs to Pectobacterium colocasium and contains:
- the mepS gene encoding bifunctional murein DD-endopeptidase/murein LD-carboxypeptidase, with translation MVKSQPILRYIWRAVPAVAVAMMLSACGSNSAYNHKAQTDMRAVNDKDSLLLQASQDEFEALVRNVDIKSKLLNQYASWKGVRYRLGGDSRGGIDCSAFVQRTFREQFGMVLPRSTYEQQEMGQKIQRNKLRVGDLVLFRAGSTGRHVGIYLGNDQFVHASTSSGVIISKMTEDYWNKRYQEGRRVLSKGTTTS
- a CDS encoding phosphatase PAP2 family protein, encoding MSFARLSSILVLNALGMGLFLSWYLLEDHGFWLTLDSHIFFYFNRLLVDSPAFLHLVAITNNRAFDGCALMAMGLLYLSFYLKATPTERRRLLIIGFIMLLTAVVLNQAGHLLPVQHASPTLYFSDVNRVSDLTGIPTKDASSDSFPGDHGMMLMIFAAFMLRYFTRTAFVIGLAIMVIFSLPRIMIGAHWFTDIAVGSLSVVLVGLSWWLLTPASDAAIALLNRLLPKKSTV